One Gossypium raimondii isolate GPD5lz chromosome 3, ASM2569854v1, whole genome shotgun sequence genomic window carries:
- the LOC105794137 gene encoding uncharacterized protein LOC105794137: MRLSKLGLRQHSKRKEIWDRWNDEIKQLFYSSYGDLPYLLDVKVDKHLFHALAQFWNPAYSCFTFGSVDLVPTVEEYTVLLRCSKIQVDKAYLRAANVPTFLKKLMNITGMSEQWVAARIKQNGDSKCIPWRNLKDLILAHPDTRKRVDVFALGIYGLVVFPKALGHIDEAIHDLLTVLTRGYTVPSNSAKPWISNECRREIVALPRQDDISEEKWMATLQNLQMGHIEWRARWMLSDEILYRCGDFDWVPLLGIWGAIGYTPLLVLRQYRSRQFVPTPHGLAQCEFSYKCDGYKKKIREMINAWRQTRRLKRLAVGPSTTPEYIEWLNRRINDNIPVPG, from the exons atgcggctgtccAAACTTGGTCTGAGACAACACAGCAAgagaaag GAAATTTGGGACCGGTGGAATGATGAGATTAAGCAGCTCTTCTACTCCAGCTATGGAGACCTACCTTACTTGCTCGACGTAAAGGTGGATAAGCACCTGTTCCATGCCTTAGCCCAATTTTGGAACCCTGCTTATAGCTGTTTCACCTTTGGAAGTGTTGATTTAGTGCCTACAGTGGAGGAATACACGGTATTGCTTCGTTGTTCAAAAATTCAAGTGGACAAAGCCTATTTAAGAGCTGCTAATGTTCCAAcctttttgaagaaattgatgaatattacggggatgagtgagcaatgggttGCAGCACGAATCAAACAAAATGGAGATAGTAAGTGCATTCCTTGGAGGAACCTGAAAGATTTAATTCTAGCACACCCGGATACGAGGAAGAGGGTTGATGTCTTCGCCTTGGGTATTTACGGTTTAGTTGTCTTTCCTAAAGCTTTGGGACATATTGATGAAGCGATCCACGACCTTTTGACCGTCTTGACAAGGGGTTACACTGTTCCAAGCAATTCGGCGAAACCTTGGATCTCGAATGAATGTCGAAGA GAAATAGTGGCATTACCGAGGCAGGATGATATCTCAGAGGAAAAATGGATGGCAACTCTTCAGAATCTTCAAATGGGGCATATTGAATGGAGAGCTCGTTGGATGCTGTCAGATGAGATCTTATATAGGTGTGGAGATTTTGACTGGGTCCCTTTACTTGGGATTTGGGGGGCTATTGGCTATACACCGTTATTGGTACTGAGACAGTATAGGTCAAGACAGTTCGTACCAACACCCCATGGATTAGCTCAGTGTGAATTCTCGTATAAGTGTGATGGTTACAAGAAGAAAATACGAGAAATGATTAATGCTTGGAGGCAGACTCGCCGATTGAAAAGGTTGGCAGTAGGTCCATCAACGACGCCTGAATATATCGAGTGGCTAAATAGAAGGATCAATGATAACATACCTGTACCAGGTTAA
- the LOC128039941 gene encoding uncharacterized protein LOC128039941, which translates to MNGEMIENAIRSGKIDAGESNRRLAPKRKENEVNNASMYNKGYSKSVTVSQPGKVAANQQSSSRQEVGTRRNTERLQFTPILMSYKELYRNLFDTHVVSPFYLKPLQPPYPKWYNVNAQYDYHVGTTGHSIENCTAFKRLVERLIGMSVVKFDDSTKVENLLPNHTDNEVNMMGEDRRIKADIADVKTPLRWVWKEMVKRGLVVSKGSCEKTGNYCEFHHEVGHEIQECTEFRAMLQGMMDNREMKFYERVQEENHVCASELALRVPKANHPVDNRKVPWNYDCNMTIPGKEDIISKEDQDEKRRCEQMKDRVEPIREETSVGRKKKAVEPELLVNEPIKKEEDREFLKFIKHSESGVVEQFAQTTNSHIMLALLPNSEGHRNALLKVLNETYVVSDISH; encoded by the exons atgaatggcgagatgattgaGAACGCCATCAGGAGTGGGAAGATCGATGCGGGAGAGAGTAACAGAAGATTGGCTCCGAAGAGGAAGGAAAACGAGGTGAACAACGCGAGCATGTACAACAAGGGTTACTCGAAGTCAGTAACAGTGAGTCAGCCAGGAAAAGTGGCTGCCAATCAGCAAAGCTCGTCGAGACAAGAGGTCGGTACAAGGCGAAATACTGAGAGGCTCCAATTCACGCCAATTCTTATGTCGTACAAGGAACTATACCGAAACTTATTTGACACACACGTAGTTTCCCCTTTCTATCTGAAGCCCTTGCAacccccgtatcccaaatggtacaatGTGAATGCACAGTACGACTATCATGTGGGGACAAcagggcattccatagaaaactgTACGGCTTTTAAGAGGTTGGTTGAAAGGCTTATTGGTATGAgtgtcgttaaatttgatgactCGACCAAGGTAGAAAATCTGTTACCGAACCACACTGACAATGAGGTAAATATGATGGGCGAAGACAGAAGAATCAAGGCAGACATTGCGGATGTGAAAACTCCTTTGAGATGGGTCTGGAAAGAGATGGTGAAAAGGGGACTAGTCGTCTCAAAAGGAAGCTGTGAAAAGACGGggaactactgtgagttccaccaTGAAGTGGGGCATGAAATTCAAGAGTGTACGGAGTTCAGAGCTATGTTACAAGGCATGATGGATAATAGGGAGATGAAATTCTATGAAAGGGTTCAAGAGGAGAACCATGTATGCGCGTCAGAGTTGGCATTGAGAGTTCCGAAGGCTAACCATCCTGTG GATAATAGGAAGGTTCCTTGGAATTACGATTGTAATATGACAATCCCGGGGAAGGAGGATATAATCAGTAAAGAGGATCAGGATGAAAAAAGGCGCTGCGAACAGATGAAAGATCGAGTAGAGCCAATAAGAGAAGAAACTTCGGTTGGAAGGAAGAAGAAGGCGGTCGAGCCTGAATTATTGGTCAATGAACCAATCAAAAAGGAGGAAGATAGAGAGTTCTTGAAGTTCATAAAGCATAGCGAGTCTGGCGTTGTGGAGCAATTTGCACAAACAACCAACTCGCATATCATGCTAGCTTTACTCCCGAACTCGGAGGGACATCGAAATGCACTCTTGAAGgtgctaaatgaaacttatgtggTAAGCGATATCTCTCATTAA